TGGCCACCGCGTAAAGCGGTCTATGACCGTCAGGCAATAGCGGAAGCCTTGTGAAACAGGGAGAGGACCGATTAGGTCAATATGTACCTGCTGAAAGCGAGCCCGAGGGAGTTCAAATGTGCCTAGAGGTGCAGACACATGACGGCTCACTTTAGACCGTTGACATGGCACACAAGCTCGTGCCCAGTCTCGGCAGTCCTTCCTTACGCTGGGCCATACAAAACGCTGGGCTACAATCTTAGCACTTGTGTTGGCACCAGGATGACTTAAGGAGTGGAGACTGTCGAAAACGGCTTTTCGGTACTGCTTGGTAACGAATGGTCGGGGAGTCGGCGTACTGACGTCGCAGTACAAGGGTTCTGGACTACCCGGGAATGGCATTCTTACCAAGCGCAGTGATGACGAGGTCAAGTACTCAGCGAGCTCGGGATCGGACACTTGAGATCTAGCTAGGTCGGAAAGATCGAGTGGTATCGCCAGTTCTTCAATCCGAGATAAGGTGTCGGCCACAACATTGTCTTTGCCAGATATGTGCCTTATGTCGGTTGTGAACTGGGATATGTAGTCCAAGTGCCTAAACTGCCTAGGCGAACAGGTATGTTTCCGCTCGTGGAAAGCAAAACTGATCGGCTTATGGTCAGTATAGATCGTGAAGTGCCTTGCCTCTAGCATATGCCGGAAATATTTAATACCCTCGTAGATCGCAAGCAGTTCACGATCATACGGCGAGTATTTGGTCTGGGATGGACTCAGTTTCCGGGAGAAGAAAGCCAACGGCTGCCATACCTGGTCCTGTAGCTGCTGCTGTAAAACCGCACCAAGTGCCACGTCTGATGCGTCTGTGACTAACGCCAGCTTAGCCCGACAATCAGGATGAGCAAGTAACGCTGCGTTGGATAGGCTTTCCTTAGTCTCGTTGAAAGCCTTCAGAGCATCGCCGGTCAGGTTGATGGGTTTGGAACCTTTGACTGCTCCACCCAGGAGTGCGTTGAGAGGTGCTTGGATTTGAGCGGCATGTGGCAGGAATCGCCTATAAAAGTTGGCCATACCCAAAAATTTCCTCAGCTGCTTGACGTCCTTGGGTGGTGGAAAGTCACGTATGGCTTGGACTTTCGTGTCTAAGGGTTTGGTGCCGCTCTCCGAAATCAGGTAACCTAAAAAAGTTACCTGTGGAGCCCCAAAAACGCACTTAGACACGTTGATAACCATGCCGTAGTCTCGGAGTCTGGTAAAAACTTCACGTAGGTGCTGTTTGTGCTGTTCCTCGTCTCTGGAAAAGACTAAGAAGTCGTCCAAATAACAGTAGACGAAGTCCAGCCCGCGTGTCAGCTCGTCCACGAACCTTTGAAAGGTCTGGCCTGCGTTCCGGAGTCCGAATGTCATATACGGAAATTCGAACATACCGAAGGGTGTAGTGATGGCCGTCTTCGGTATGTCCTCCGGACATACAGGTATCTGGTTGTAAGCCTTTACGAGGTCAATGGTACTAAAGACCTTACAACCAGATATGCTGTGGGTAAAATCATGCAAATGCCTGATGGGGTATTTGTCAGGGATGGTACGGGCGTTGAGCTGACGGTAATCACCACAGGGGCGCCACCCATTATCTTTTTTAGGCGCCAGGTGCAGTGGTGAAGACCAAGGGCTCTCTGATGGTCGTGCCGTGCCGCTAGCCAACATACCTTCAAACTCCTGTCTCGCCACCTTCAGCTTGTCTGGGGCAAGACGTCTCGGAGCGCAGGATACCGGGGGACCTGGAGTGGTGCGGATGTGGTGTTGTGTGTTGTGTGGTATAGTGCGGTGTATGCCAGCAGGTCGGGTGATCTCAGGATATTCCTGTGACAATATTTGATGATAGCAGGAATCGCTGCCGTTCATGACCTTTACAGAAAATATATCACTAGTATTAATAGCAGACACAGCATTAACGTACAAGCTAGTAGTGTTATCTATAATACGCCCTAGCCTCTTACCACCACAATctacaattaaattatagtgCGCTAGAAAATCTGCCCCTATAATTGGTTTAGTAACCATGGCTACCACAAAACGCCACGGAAAGTCGCGTCGAAGTCCAAGGTCCAGGTTAAGATGCGCGTAACCGAAGGTTTCGATGGGTGTCCCGTTGGCTGCGGAGAGGTTGTACCCCGTCGGTGCTCGACGCTCGCGCAGTAACGACTTGGGGAAGACGCAGAGGTCGCTACCGGTGTCGACCAAAAACTGCAGCTTCGACCTTCTGTCGGTGACAAACAGGCGACGCGATGTGACAGGGCGGTCAGGAGTCGCCATTACCGACTGCCCGTGGCATTTCCCGACTTCTTGTAGTCGCAGGGTTGTACGCACTTGCTAGCGTTTTCGCCATGTCTAGAATGGTACCAGCAGATGGGAAATTTCCTATAACTGGATTGGGACCTGGTGCTGGAACGACTCTGCCTTCTGGAGCGGCTGGGGTTCCTTGAGCGGGATCTTCCTCCTTCACGGTCCATCTTCAAGGCTCGAACCTCTCTCCTGAGCGCAGCTATCTCCCTTGCCAAGGCGTCACCGCTGGAGCCTGGTTGCTCGGAGCCTGCAGAAGCGACTTGCGACGAACAAGCGCAGCGTGGGCCGATGTCGTGGACCCTGTCAGCAAGGTCTGCGATAATATCCAACGAAGCATCTGGATGCCCTGCGAGGACAGTTTGGATGCTCGCGGGTAATCTGTTGGTCCACATCATGCGTAAAACGTCGTCCGATATGCGCTTAGCTGCCAGAGCCTGCAGGTGCCGCAGGAACTGAGAAGGCTTACGGTCTCCCAGCTCTTCATGATGCAGGAGTTGCTGGATCTGTCGCTCGGTAGTATCGCTCAGTCGACTGATGAGTTCGCTCTTCAGCTTAACATATTTGTCAGTTGCCGGTGGATTGGTGATAATATCCCTGACCTCCTTTGCAAACTGTCGATCTAACTGGCTAACGACATAATGAAACTTTGTCAGGTCATTGGTGATGCCGGCTATGTCGAACTGACTCTCAACCTGCGAGAACCAAATCGCGGGTTCCTCCGGCCAAAAAGGTGGAAGTCGAACTCCGACTCTAAAAACTTCGGATGACGGAGTCGTCGTTGTAGTGGAACCGGTAGGCGCAGTTGTGACGGATGGTGCAGTGGAAACAGGCACTTCCGCCGGTACTTGTGTGATGAGCGACATAGCGGTATTTCCTTTGTCTATTTTACTCGACACTTCTACGTACGGTTTTCTGATAAAATCCTCTTGGTACTGTGTTCTTCAGGGGTCACCAGTATGGGGAATGTAGATAGGGTGCGTGACGTATCTCAGCCACAGTAATCCAAACGCCCACTTtctccaataaatattataatgtcaataatataTACAACACAGAAGGAATGTCCAAAGTTCGGAGGATAGAAACACAGAAGGTAACAGTACGGAAGAaatatagaaatagaaaatatagcGTAAACAAAAGCCAAAGCGATAGCGAACGTAATGCGTCTAGCGGTCATAAGCGACATGCGTTTCGCGTCAGTGCTGTGCATAGACTGAGGCGGGGCGCGGCGATGGCCGGCCGGCACGGAGCGGGTCTCAAAACCGGCCGCTCTGAACAAAGGACTGCTATCGCGGTGCGCGTTTGCATTGCACCCGACTTGTTGGCACCGTCAAGAATTGACGGACGATATGTAAATATAAcgtgtatattattattgtgtaaatgtaaataaatttataaaatgtatgtaaataaatatgtgtatatattaatattatgttttatataaGTGTATTAATATTAGTTAAGTGTAGTGTAAGTATAAGTGTAGGTGTAAGTGTAGGTATAACTGTAAGTGGGAAAGTAGCCCACAACGTAAAGGGAtgggtcatacacattttatatacatatacaaactCGTTTTCGTCTTTCATGTAGACATCGCTAAGGGtatgtaaagcaaatttttacgCGGCACTTTTACAACGATACATTTTTCAGTACTTGAGactgaaaataagaaaaacgggACATATATGTACCAGAGTCGTTAACTTTTTATTATATTGTCCACGGAAGTGACTTTTTTctaaaatgtttttgacccggaTATGAGTTTATATGAAATGTTGATCTTGATTTTCATATAACTTTACATATTTAcacagatatatttttatttagaacgacatattaattaatttctaaattgttaaacgggacttaatctcgtatttaagttttaagatttacctccgacctTTCGGAGACGGCGTTGTACCCGTAAATTTAAACACGCGATAAGTCCGGTtgaacaatttaataatgtgtaaattcTGAACATTTAATACAGGTAATAAACTTTCTATTTGTTCTCTAATTATTACTAACTTTACAAAATTACAAGCTGAAAAGGTCAGCTAAGAGCAAAACTGGTTTCAGGATGTTTTTCTGTCATTTACGACCTTTGTGCATTGTGAgcgttattatattaatttcctGGAACACAAAAGCGATTACGAAGCCTTCGATTGATTGATATTTGACAACTTGAAAGCCATAAATTAATGATTTAATTGAATTAATCAAACTGGCAAtaacaattaattattaatcaagccttatgaaaagtcgcaAAGTTGGCAAAGTTGGCTCTTGTAAAAAtgtgttttcattttatttattcatgctaaataacataagtatacaaaaatatacacGTCATATTATGAAACCCGGATGGGGCATAGCAGAAAACTTGTTATCTAGAACTAGATTTTTTTCATAACACTTGCTCGTGAAAAGTGTAACACGTAGGTAGGCAATGCGGTCCGTAAATCTTAAATTTCAAGTATTTCAACCTAGGGCTGTAATGTGTTTACGTACGAAATGAGGcagaagttttatttatttcccttACTTTCCTCACAACACAACAAAAGCCTTATGAAATATATAgtcgtataatatttatttactgatctttaaatacatattaaaataccataactaattgataaaaaccggccaagtgcgagtcggactcgcgattGCCGTACACTAAGTCCGacttacgcttgactgcacatttctaataggctttcctgtcatctataggtacagaactattttgtgtatttttttgttcaaaattttagacttagtagtttcagagataaagggggggggggggatggtcggacagacagacagacgcacgagtgaaccTATGGGTTacggttttttccttttgaggtacggaattcTAAAAAGGGGCAAATAGTCGATCGCACGCTAGAATGGTCACCATCCGTGACAACAGATGGttactgtcaaatgtcaaatctaATCACACGTTAGACAGGATGTAAATGTAAGGGAAGTTCCAATTTAACTATTAATTTGCAAAAAAGGAAACGTTGTAtgaatataaacataaaaatcggccaagggcatgtcgggccatgctcaatGAAGGGTTATgtagttaccattctgtcaCAATAGTAGCCTATAATAGGGATTATTAGTAAGTATCATGTACATTCATCATCATAAGGGGTGCAGGCCGGGGTTCAGACAGACCAAAAAGGAGacggcgggacgacttggacgcattctaccccaaatggtCGGGACCATGCCGAGGACAGGGTCGAGTGCAGGAAACGAGGAgaagcctttgcccagcagtgggacaccaaatAGGCTaacagtataataaaaaaaacatgtacatTACAAGCATAAAGGACTGACTTTACGCTTTGTACGTTTTAATACgtcaaattgcagctttctagcactaacgatcgcGGAGCAaagcggacggacagacggacggacatggcgaaaccctagtggactacggaaccctaaaaagccgtAAAAAGTGACTGTTGAGGGTCTCGTTGTCAGCGTGGGAAGGTCTCGAACAATGTTATTAAACAAGTCGTTGTGGAGATCATTTTGTCCAACGGCTGATGATTTCAGACCTGTGGCAACAACGAAGAAATacttataagtacttatatcaaaatattgaCAGAAAAGCCACCTTAGAAATTATTATTCTTATAGTTTGTGTATTTAATATCCTACTTTTAGTAGCACCTGACATGgcaaaataatgtgaaattgggtcatattttcatactgaaataattaatgtcatagtcatagtaatttttttgataaaaccggtttacatgtcaaaaaatatgataaaaataaaacattagtaAAAGTGTGGAATTATACAACCATAAATAGTCACTTCACGAATTCATCGCGTATGCGTAATGCGTAATGGGTTCGcgtatatacctactcgtactataTAGCCAATAGGCTATGTATATCACGATCTTCGATAACGATACCCATTCAATAACGTTTGCCATAAAAATAGAGCCCCAGTTAAAAAACAGTGTTATGGTTCGGAAAATgaaagctaaataaaagtggGCCGACCCGTCGTCAAATGTCGGAGCATCTGCTATCAAAACTTTACGCGCTAGGACCCTTAATACGCTGGATGAGTTGGctgtttttgttttagggttaagcGACGAAGATGGTACACCGATGATTAACCGTGATGGTTAACGGCCTGAAAATACCGATTTTAGAAGATGTATTCTTGTAATTAACAAAACTAAATCTATCTTACTCTAACAAGTATATGGTATACTTTCTCCTTCACACacgtaaacaaaataaaatgaaaaacaacAGCCCATAGTACCTAATCTTAAGAACTTGATACATAGGAGCGTATCTTGCCCTAATAGTAGTTATTGCGATAATAAATTTCAACTCATAATAGTTAACTCGCTTATTTTGCTGTAATACGCATCACCCAGTCGTATCACAAAGAAAATATTAGTATGAACTACGTACAGAAGGCTGTTTTTATGGGAAAGTACTTGTTTAGGTACGGCATTTAAtgtgtaatatttaaaacacaCAAATATTTAAAGCAATTCTTCACAGTCAAAAGAATTTTACGGCAAGTCACGATTGAAAAAACTGGGGGTTGAATACCAAAGGgaaatattacaatatttacataaaatacccaatttttacaagcttttacttaacttgcattgtatatttgtacgggtcaaatcttgcaacctaattgtgtttggggtttttagaaatgtctagatgagtattagttgtctgtggaaagaaaattagtcagcgataaaaacttgtaccaaaaatgaaattttttgccGAAAACTAATTTAAACAGTCATGTCTTATTACGTAGTGTCGAAAATTTATTGTTAATATTAAGTAGGTGTTTTGTTAATTAGTATTATATAGgcaattattctaaattattgtaatttatactTAGTATTTTTCTGAGTGTTAACTTACggtttaaattaaacattataataCTTAATGCATGCTGTGATTGCCTTTAAGTGGGGGATCATTATagaccccggattcttgtcgcgatcacgtgacaaaagggtgatttggggagtaaatggaatggtagaacaagataatacttaaattataagataactaTTATCATTGATAATAGTTAATtctaatatatacacatattatatATACCATTTCCTGAATGGAACAGTGGGACGAAATAATTGTATACCAAAAAAATATGACGTACTTTTTTAtgttatcttataatttaagtattatcttgttctaccattccatttactccccaaatcacccttttgtcacgtgatcgcgacaagaatccggggtctAGCCGGATCAATAATAAATGTCTCTTAGTATGTTACTTATACttagtatgtaaattgtatctaCTGTTGCTGATCCTAATAAACAAATATCACATCCAGGGCTGTCAACTCGTTGTACTGCGAATGTCACGTGGGTACAGTCGACCAGTTATTGCCTCTAGCGCCATTTTCCCCAACTTTTCCCCCTTACTACGTGTTACGTCGTTCAGGTTTTGGTAGTTTCGTTCTGTagaataatctatatatataaatgcacgtgtcctgactgattgactgactgactgactgactgactgactcatcaacgcagagccgaaactacaaacgctagaaagttgaaatttggacactaggttgcatttataaaatgtataagagctaagaagcgattttgagaaattcaacccctaagggggttaaaaaggggataaaaggttgtatggggtgcaagttttattttaagctaggaatttgaaactttttaaaaatgtactatattaaaaaacaagaaaactaatttctgcgttttcgaaaattcatcccccaaggtggtgaaaaaggggttgaaagtttgtatggagatcaaatattttttcacctcagcagctcgaacaagggtactttgctacttaaaaacagtgagcaaaatcgcattttgctcactgagtgagacaaaatgagcaaaatgcgattttgctcactcagtgagcaaaatgcgattttgctcactgtttttaagtagcaaagtacccttgttcgagctgctgaggtgaaaatttaattgttggtatatcttaagaaaacatgagtgaatagaggtaagtgatgaagaaggaatacatttttcgggtttactaatatgttctcactgctgaggtgaaaaatgttgtgtactacacgagatcaaagttatttacatctcgtgcgcttttgagtcccttactacgctcaagattctaaattagattcactcgctacgctcgtgaatctattatagaatctttcgcttgcacgggactcaaaataagcactcgaagaaatatcaaactttgatctcttgttgtacaaataactattgtgagtgttggacttgaaactttgtatatggggatattattataagacgggaaaagtaatttcagcgtttttgaaaattcatcccctaacagggttaaaaaggggttgaaagtttgaacccattacaaatgctttgaaacttcttagaaagacataatagccgatgacaaaaaaaaaaggaattgcgacgttttaggtaatacaacccctaagggggtaaaaaaggggatgaaactttgtcctggggtgcaaattttattttaagctaggaccttgaaacttcgtaaaaaggtattaaattaaaaaacaagaaaactaatttctgcgttttcgaaaattcatcccccaaggtggtgaaaaaggggttgaaagtttgtatggagatcaaatatttttgtgagtgttggacttgaaactttgtatatggggatattattataagacaggaaaagtaatttcagcatttttgaaaattcatcccccaaggtggtgaaaaaggggttgaaagtttgtatggagatcaaatatttttgtgagtgttggacttgaaactttgtatatggggatattattataagatgggaaaagtaatttcagcgtttttgaaaattcatcctctaacagggttaaaaaggggttgaaagtttgaatccattaaaaatgctttgaaacttcttagaaagacataatagccgatgacaaaaaacaggaattgcgacgttttaggtaattcaacccctaagggggtaaaaaaggagatgaaactttgtcctggggtgcaaattttattttaagctaggaccttaaaacttcgtaaaaaggtaattaattaaaaaaacaagaaaactaatttcagcgttttaaaaacttcttcccccgaggtggtaaaaacggggttgaaagtttgtacggagatgaaatatttttgagagtacgggacttgaatctttgtatttggggatattattagaagacaggaaaagttatttcagggttttgtaaaattcatcccctaacagggttaaaagggggatgaaagtttgtatggagttcaaattttattttaagttaggaacttgaaacttcgtaaaaatatatgttattaaaatacaagaaaactaatttcagcgtttttgaattatcatcccctaaggtggtaaaaagggggttgaaagtttgtatggatatcaaacattttttcgaacgcggcacttgaatctttgtatttcgggatattattaaaatacaggaaaaataatttcagcgttttgtaaaattcatccccaacaggattaaaaaggggttgaaagttttaatccattacaaatgctttgaaacttcttagaaaggcataatagccgattacaagaaagtaattgctattttttggaaattcaacccctaagggggataaaaagaggatgaaagttcgtcttaggatgcaaattttatattaagctaggaacttgaaactttgcaaaaaggtattaaattaagatacaagaaaactaatttcagcgtttttgaaaattcatcccctaaggtggtgaaaaaggggttggaagtttgtatggatatcaaacattttttcgaacgctcgacttgaatctttctatttggggatattattagaagacaggaaaagttattttagcgttttgtaaaattaatcccctaacagggttaaaacagggggttgaaagtttgtatagggttcaaattttat
The Cydia amplana chromosome 22, ilCydAmpl1.1, whole genome shotgun sequence DNA segment above includes these coding regions:
- the LOC134658514 gene encoding uncharacterized protein LOC134658514 translates to MSLITQVPAEVPVSTAPSVTTAPTGSTTTTTPSSEVFRVGVRLPPFWPEEPAIWFSQVESQFDIAGITNDLTKFHYVVSQLDRQFAKEVRDIITNPPATDKYVKLKSELISRLSDTTERQIQQLLHHEELGDRKPSQFLRHLQALAAKRISDDVLRMMWTNRLPASIQTVLAGHPDASLDIIADLADRVHDIGPRCACSSQVASAGSEQPGSSGDALAREIAALRREVRALKMDREGGRSRSRNPSRSRRQSRSSTRSQSSYRKFPICWYHSRHGENASKCVQPCDYKKSGNATGSR